The Flavobacterium sp. 102 genomic interval TTTTCAATGGAAATTGCGAAGAAGCATTCCTATTTTACCAATCCGTTTTCGGAGGTGAATTTCCCTATATCGGAAAGTTCAAAGATATGCCATCAGATGACCCAAATTGTCCGCCACCAACACCGGAAGAAGAAAACAGAATCATGCACGTTTCGTTACCCATTGGCGACACCATTTTAATGGGAAGCGACAGTACTTCACAAAGTGGTGATGTAACTATCGGAAGTAACATTTCAGTTTCTATCAATACTGAAAGTCGTGCCGAAGCTGATAGAATTTTTAACGGATTATCCGCTGGTGGCAATGCTTTTATGCCGATGACCAATACTTTTTGGGGGGCTTATTTTGGTATGTTCGTTGACAAATTCGGCATCAATTGGATGGTGAATTTTGACGAAAACCCACAACCTTAAATTATTTTTTGAGCTTACATACTATAAACCATTCTCTTACGTTATAAATAGAAAACCAGCCCGTGAAAAAAAAGATTGTTTTTCTATTGTTAGCCGTAGTGGTTGTAGCTTATGGATACAGCCGGATAAACTATAAAATTAAAAGCGAAAACAAACCAAAAGTCGATACTTCCCGAACCGATAACAAGGCGAAGGAAGCCTTGACTTTTTGTCAAAAAAACAAATACAACGAAGATTTTTGCATACTGATTGACATGAGCATTCACTCGGGTTTGAATCGTTTTTTTGTGTATGATTTTAAGCAAAATAAAATTACCCATCAAATGTTGGTCGGACACGGTTGTTGTGATTCGCCCTGGAGTCAAGATTGGTCAAAAGAAAGCCCAACTTTCAGCAACAAAGATGGCAGTCATTGTTCGGCTTTGGGCAAATATAAAATTGGGCAAAGGGCTTGGAGCGATTGGGGCATTCATGTTAAATATGTGCTTCACGGTTTGGAGGAAACCAATAACAATGCGCAATCGAGATACATCGTTTTTCATTCCTGGGAAAAAGTTTCCGATACAGAAATCTATCCAAACGGAACGCCCGAAGGTTGGGGTTGTCCAACGATTTCAAATACCAATATGAAAATCATTGACCCGATTCTAAAAGCTGCTGACAAACCCGTTTTGATGTGGATTTATAAATAAAAGAAAACCCTTTCCGTTTGGAAAGGGTTTTCTTTTGGAAACCAAAAAATTGTTTAAATCCCTGCAACAGCCTTAATCTCGTCAATAATTCTCAAAGCCAATTGATCAGCTGCTTCTTGAGTCGGAGCTTCAGTATAGATTCGAATGATTGGTTCGGTATTTGACTTGCGCAAATGAACCCAATTGTCGGCAAAGTCAACTTTCACTCCGTCTATTGTTGATAGTGAGCTTGTCGAACGATCATTTTTATACTTTTCTGTCATGGCTAACAAAATTGCATCAACATCAATTTGTGGTGTCAATTCGATTTTGTTTTTGCTCATATAATATTGCGGATAACTTGCTCTTAATTCGGCAACTGTCATGTCTAAACTGGCTAAATGCGTCAAGAACAAAGCGACGCCTACCAAACTATCACGACCGTAATGCAACTCAGGATAAATGATTCCACCATTACCTTCACCTCCGATAATCGCATTCGAAGCTTTCATCAATTCGACTACATTCACTTCTCCAACGGCACTCGCTTGGTAACTTCCGTTATACTTTTCAGTAATATCACGCAAAGCACGAGAAGAAGACATATTAGAGACTGTATTACCCGGCGTTTTACTCAACACATAATCGGCACAAGCCACTAAAGTATATTCTTCACCAAACATTTCGCCGTCATTCGAAATAAAAGCAAGTCTGTCAACATCAGGATCAACTACGATTCCGAAATCGGCTTTTTCTTCTAAAACCAATTTACAGATATCTCCTAAATGCTCTTTCAAAGGTTCAGGATTGTGTGGAAAATGACCATTCGGTTCGCAATACAATTTCACGCACTCCACGCCCATTTGTTCCAATAACTTCGGAATGATAATGCCTCCCGAAGAATTTACACCATCAACCACTACTTTAAATTTTCTTTTAGCAACGGCTTCTGCATCTACTAATGGCAAATCCAAAACTTCATCAATGTGAATATCCATATAAGCATCATTCATCGTGATTTCTCCCAAACTGTCCACATCCGAAAAATCAAATGCTTCCGCTTCGGCGATTTCTAAAATCTTAGCACCATCGGCACCGCTTAAAAATTCACCTTTCGCATTCAACAATTTCAAGGCATTCCATTGTTTCGGATTGTGTGAAGCCGTTAAAATAATACCGCCATCGGCTTCTTCCATTGGTACAGCAACTTCAACCGTTGGCGTAGTTGACAAACCCAAATCAATCACGTCAATGCCTAATCCGATTAAAGTATTGACCACTAAATTGTGAATCATCGGTCCCGAAATACGAGCATCTCGACCGATAACCACTTTCAGCTTGTCTTTCTGTATGTTGTTCTTCAAGAAAGTACCATAAGCCGAAGCAAATTTTACCGCATCAACCGGTGTTAAATTGTCCCCAACGTTTCCGCCAATAGTCCCGCGAATTCCTGAGATTGATTTTATAAGAGTCATTTTTTTTATATTTTGTTTTTGAAGTACAAATATAAAAAAGTTACTAAGGAACTAAGGTGCTAAGGTGCTAAGTTTTCACAAGCTTGTGCTAAAAAGGCAAACTTTTTCTATATTTACAAAACAACACAGAGCAATTCTTAGTTCCTCAGAACCTTAGAACCTCAGCGCCTAAAAAAACAAACATGAACTTCCTAGCCCACATCTATCTTTCCGGCGACAACGATTTACTCAAAATCGGGAATTTTATGGCGGACAGCATTCGCGGGCACAGTTATGATAATTATCCAACCGAAATCCGAAAAGGAATTTTACTCCATCGTTCCATCGACAGTTTTACCGATATGCATCCGATTTACCGACAAAGCAAACACCGATTACATGAGAAATACGGACATTATTCGGGTGTAATTATGGATATTTTTTATGACCATTTTTTGGCCAAAAACTGGAACCAATATTCTGATGTCAAATTAGAAGATTATGCTCAGGATTTTTATCTCTTACTTAAAGACAATTACGAAGTCCTAACGCAACGAGCCAAAGGCATGATGCCGTATATGATTGGGCGAAATTGGTTGGTGAGCTATGCTACGATTGAAGGTTTGCAAATGATTATGTTCCAGATGGATTATCGAACGAAACACCGTGTAGCTATGGACGAATCCATAGTCGAATTAAAACAATTCTACACCGAATTTGAAAACGAATTCACTTTGTATTTTGAAGAATTGCGCCAACATTGTGAAGAAAAACTAGCCACTTTATGAAAAAAGGTTTCTTTGTTTTTTTTCTGATTTCTAATTTTATTTTTGCCCAACAAAAAGGATTGATCGCCGAAAAAGCGATGGTCGTCTCGGCACGCGAAGAAGCTTCGCAAGTTGGTATCGACATCATCAAAAAAGGCGGAAATGCTTTTGACGCGATGATTGCTACCCAATTGGCTTTAGCCGTGGCTTATCCGTATGCCGGCAACATTTCCGGTGGCGGATTTATGGTGTATCGAAAAGCGAATGGTGAAATTGGTTCTTTGGATTTTCGCGAAAAAGCACCGGGAAAAGCTACCAAAAATATGTATCAAGACAAAGACGGCAACGTAATTCCGAATTTGAGTACAGACGGCGCATTATCCGTTGGCGTTCCGGGAAGTGTTGCAGCGATTTTTGAAGTGCATAAAAAGTTGGGGAAATTGCCACTTGCAGCTTTGTTTGAACCATCAATTGCTTTAGCCAAAAAAGGCATTATCGTTACTGCTAAAGAAAAAGAAAAACTCGATGAATATCGTGCCGTTATCGTAAAAATAAGCGGTGACAAAACATTGTATAATAAGACTTTTCAAGTTGGAGACACGATTCAATATTTGGCTTTAGCCAACACTTTGGAACAAATTCTTAAAAACGGTCGTAACGAATTTTACAAAGGTAAAACAGCCAAAAAACTAGTGTCTTTTATCCAACAAAAAGGCGGTATTATTTCGATGAAAGACATGTCCGAATACAAAGTCGTTTGGCGCAAACCGATTTCGTTTCAACACAAAGATTTGAAAATCATTTCGATGGCACCGCCAAGCAGTGGCGGAATCACTTTGGCACAAATCTTAAAAATGATTGAGCCCTATCCGTTGAGTTCGTTTGGACACAATTCTGAAAAATACATCCAACTTATAACAGAAGCCGAGCGCAGAGCTTATGCAGATAGAAATTATTACCTTGGTGATCCGGATTTTGTTCAAATTCCGCTAAAAGCATTGCTGGACAAAAACTATCTAAAAAACCGAATGAGTAATTTCACTTTTGAAAAAGCAACAAAATCGGCTGATGTTAGTCATGGCAACGTTTCAGTTTACGAAAGTGATGAAACTACGCATTATTCAATCGTAGATTCTGAAGGCAATGCCGTTTCGGTAACTACTACTATAAATGGCGCTTATGGTTCGAAATTATATTGCAATGAATTGGGCTTTTTTCTAAACAATGAAATGGATGATTTTTCATCAAAACCCGGTGTGCCAAATTCTTATGGTTTAGTTGGAGCCGAAGCCAATAGCATTGCGCCAAGAAAAAGAATGCTAAGCTCCATGACACCAACCATCGTTGAAAAAAATGACAAGCTTTTTATGCTACTTGGTTCGCCCGGCGGTTCGATGATTATCACTTCGGTTTTGCAAACTATTTTGAATGTAACCGAATTTGGCATGAACGTCCAGGAAGCCGTAAATGCTCCGAGATTTCACCACCAATGGTTGCCCGACGAGATTCAATTTGAACCACGAAAATTTGACAAATTGTTGTTGGAAAATTTAGCCAACAAAGGCTACAAAACCAATGAAAAAGTAGCGCCGGTCATTGGTAAGGTTGATGCTGTTTTAGTTTTACCCGATGGAAAACTGGAAGGTGGTGCCGATTTTCGTGGCGATGACAAAGCAGTTGGTCTTTAGATTGTCGAATTTTGATTTTATACTTTAAAATTTAAAAAGTATCTTAGCCGTTCTAATGTTTTGATCAATGCCGTCGAACAAAGCTTCCTTTTTTAAGATTGTTTTCAGAAGTATTTTCAGAAGAGCCGAAAACTTGGTTTTCCTTCTGAAAGACAAACTAAGCGAAAGAAACTTTATCTATTTTGCTTGTATCGCTGTGGCGATTACTTGTTCGTTTGCCGTAATTATTCTAAAGAGTTTTGCCCATAATATTTTCCTTTGGGCCAACAATATCAATGGTTTTCTCAAACTTCCTTACATCAACAGTTTACTGCCTATTGCCGGTATTTTGCTGACGGTTTTTGTGGTGCGCAATTTTCTAAGCAATCACATCGAAAAAGGCAGCTCTAAAGTATTGTATGCAGTGGCCAAAAAAGGCGGCATCATGCCCAAAAAACAAATGTATGCCCAAATCGTAACCAGTTCGTTAACTGTCGGACTTGGTGGCTCTGCCGGTTTGGAAAGTCCAATTGTGATTACTGGTGCAGCTTTTGGTTCCAACTTCGCACAGAAATACCATTTGTCCCAAAAAGACCGAATTCTATTGTTAGCTTGTGGTGTTGCGGCCGGAATTGGTGCAGCATTCAACGCTCCGATTGCCGGAGTTTTATTTGCTATCGAAGTGGTTTTAACTGATATTTCCATTGCGGCTTTTATACCGATTATTATTTCTGCTGCAACCGGTGCGCTGATTTCAACTATCGTTTTGAGCAATGATGTTATTTTGAATTTTGAACAGCGACTGCATTTTGATTACCACAATACGCCTTATTATATTTTACTGGGAATCTTAGCCGGATTGACTTCGATTTACCATGCCCGAAATTTTCAGAAAGTAGAGAAGTTTTTCAGTAGTTTTAAAAACAAAGGCTATCGCAGGGCTCTATTTGGCGCGTCACTATTGGCCATTTTGATTTTCTTTTTCCCAACGCTTTTTGGAGAAGGTTATGAAAGTATCAAGACGCTCTCGTCAAACAATCCAAGTGTTTTATTGGACAATACTTTATTGGAAAAATTCAAAAGTAGCGAATGGGTTTTGTTAGCTTTTATTGGCGTAACCATGTTGTTAAAAGCATTCGCTACCGGTCTTACTTTAGGTAGTGGCGGAAATGGCGGTAACTTTGCGCCTTCACTTTTTGTGGGTTCGTATTTGGGTTATTTTGTAGCCAAATCGATAAATCTGCTCAACTTCACCCATCATTTACCGATTGCCAATTTTACCATTGTAGGCATGGCGGGAATTCTTAGTGGTTTATTTCATGCGCCTTTAACTGCCATATTCCTAATCGTAGAAATTACCGGAGGTTATGATTTAATGGTGCCTTTGATGATAGTATCGTCGGTAAGTTTTGCCGTTTCCAAACAGTTTGAAAAGCATTCAATGGATGTTAAAAATTTAGCCGATAAAGGGGAAGTTTTCACGAGCGATAAAGATAAAAATATCTTGCAAAGCATTGATTTTTATAATTTGGTTCAACAAAATTATAAAACGTTAACTGTTAACGATTCACCAGGAAAAGTAGTAGATATCTTTTCAACCAGTGACCAAAAAATGATTCCGATTATTAATGACCAAAAATCTTTAATTGGTATAGTCGATTTTGAAGAAGTCAAAGCCTTTATATTCAATCCGAATCACGTCAAATTTATGACGATGACTGAAATCATTAGTCAACCTAAAGGGCTGGTTATATTAGAAGATAAATTAGAAAAAGTGATGAAGCAGTTTGAAACCTCCAATACTCATATTTTACCGGTCATTCAGAAAGGAAAATACTTTGGTTTCCTCTCCAAAATTGATGTCCTTGAAAGCTATCGCCAACGTTTGAAAGAAATGGTGATCGAATAATCTTTTTTAACAATAACTTCTCCACTGTCTATTCAAAAATTGCATCCAAAACACTACCTTTGCGTTTTGCCCAATTGCTATGCTTGAAACAGAAAATACTATTGAAGTCCTCGGCGCTCGAGTACACAATTTAAAGAATATTGACATCAACATTCCTCGCGAAAAACTGGTCGTTATCACCGGTCTTTCCGGTTCGGGAAAATCGTCTTTGGCTTTCGACACCATTTATGCCGAAGGACAACGCCGTTACATCGAAACATTTTCGGCTTATGCACGTCAATTCCTTGGCGGATTGGAACGTCCGGATGTCGATAAAATCGATGGATTGTCTCCCGTAATTGCCATTGAGCAAAAAACGACAAGTAAAAGTCCGCGTTCAACTGTGGGAACCATTACCGAAATTTATGATTTCCTGCGTTTGCTTTATGCCCGTGGCGGTGAAGCTTACAGTTATGTTACCGGCGAAAAAATGGTTTCTTATTCCGATGAACAAATTAAGGATTTGATTATTCATAATTTTACCGGAAAACGCATCAACATTTTGGCACCGATTATTCGCGCCAGAAAAGGTCATTATGCCGAATTGTTCCAACAAATTACCAAACAAGGTTTTCTGAAAGTACGCGTCAATGGCGAAGTACAAGATTTGCTTCCGG includes:
- the glmM gene encoding phosphoglucosamine mutase, which gives rise to MTLIKSISGIRGTIGGNVGDNLTPVDAVKFASAYGTFLKNNIQKDKLKVVIGRDARISGPMIHNLVVNTLIGLGIDVIDLGLSTTPTVEVAVPMEEADGGIILTASHNPKQWNALKLLNAKGEFLSGADGAKILEIAEAEAFDFSDVDSLGEITMNDAYMDIHIDEVLDLPLVDAEAVAKRKFKVVVDGVNSSGGIIIPKLLEQMGVECVKLYCEPNGHFPHNPEPLKEHLGDICKLVLEEKADFGIVVDPDVDRLAFISNDGEMFGEEYTLVACADYVLSKTPGNTVSNMSSSRALRDITEKYNGSYQASAVGEVNVVELMKASNAIIGGEGNGGIIYPELHYGRDSLVGVALFLTHLASLDMTVAELRASYPQYYMSKNKIELTPQIDVDAILLAMTEKYKNDRSTSSLSTIDGVKVDFADNWVHLRKSNTEPIIRIYTEAPTQEAADQLALRIIDEIKAVAGI
- a CDS encoding VOC family protein codes for the protein MAQVNPYLIFNGNCEEAFLFYQSVFGGEFPYIGKFKDMPSDDPNCPPPTPEEENRIMHVSLPIGDTILMGSDSTSQSGDVTIGSNISVSINTESRAEADRIFNGLSAGGNAFMPMTNTFWGAYFGMFVDKFGINWMVNFDENPQP
- a CDS encoding ACP phosphodiesterase, whose translation is MNFLAHIYLSGDNDLLKIGNFMADSIRGHSYDNYPTEIRKGILLHRSIDSFTDMHPIYRQSKHRLHEKYGHYSGVIMDIFYDHFLAKNWNQYSDVKLEDYAQDFYLLLKDNYEVLTQRAKGMMPYMIGRNWLVSYATIEGLQMIMFQMDYRTKHRVAMDESIVELKQFYTEFENEFTLYFEELRQHCEEKLATL
- a CDS encoding murein L,D-transpeptidase catalytic domain-containing protein, with protein sequence MKKKIVFLLLAVVVVAYGYSRINYKIKSENKPKVDTSRTDNKAKEALTFCQKNKYNEDFCILIDMSIHSGLNRFFVYDFKQNKITHQMLVGHGCCDSPWSQDWSKESPTFSNKDGSHCSALGKYKIGQRAWSDWGIHVKYVLHGLEETNNNAQSRYIVFHSWEKVSDTEIYPNGTPEGWGCPTISNTNMKIIDPILKAADKPVLMWIYK
- a CDS encoding chloride channel protein; this encodes MPSNKASFFKIVFRSIFRRAENLVFLLKDKLSERNFIYFACIAVAITCSFAVIILKSFAHNIFLWANNINGFLKLPYINSLLPIAGILLTVFVVRNFLSNHIEKGSSKVLYAVAKKGGIMPKKQMYAQIVTSSLTVGLGGSAGLESPIVITGAAFGSNFAQKYHLSQKDRILLLACGVAAGIGAAFNAPIAGVLFAIEVVLTDISIAAFIPIIISAATGALISTIVLSNDVILNFEQRLHFDYHNTPYYILLGILAGLTSIYHARNFQKVEKFFSSFKNKGYRRALFGASLLAILIFFFPTLFGEGYESIKTLSSNNPSVLLDNTLLEKFKSSEWVLLAFIGVTMLLKAFATGLTLGSGGNGGNFAPSLFVGSYLGYFVAKSINLLNFTHHLPIANFTIVGMAGILSGLFHAPLTAIFLIVEITGGYDLMVPLMIVSSVSFAVSKQFEKHSMDVKNLADKGEVFTSDKDKNILQSIDFYNLVQQNYKTLTVNDSPGKVVDIFSTSDQKMIPIINDQKSLIGIVDFEEVKAFIFNPNHVKFMTMTEIISQPKGLVILEDKLEKVMKQFETSNTHILPVIQKGKYFGFLSKIDVLESYRQRLKEMVIE
- the ggt gene encoding gamma-glutamyltransferase, with protein sequence MKKGFFVFFLISNFIFAQQKGLIAEKAMVVSAREEASQVGIDIIKKGGNAFDAMIATQLALAVAYPYAGNISGGGFMVYRKANGEIGSLDFREKAPGKATKNMYQDKDGNVIPNLSTDGALSVGVPGSVAAIFEVHKKLGKLPLAALFEPSIALAKKGIIVTAKEKEKLDEYRAVIVKISGDKTLYNKTFQVGDTIQYLALANTLEQILKNGRNEFYKGKTAKKLVSFIQQKGGIISMKDMSEYKVVWRKPISFQHKDLKIISMAPPSSGGITLAQILKMIEPYPLSSFGHNSEKYIQLITEAERRAYADRNYYLGDPDFVQIPLKALLDKNYLKNRMSNFTFEKATKSADVSHGNVSVYESDETTHYSIVDSEGNAVSVTTTINGAYGSKLYCNELGFFLNNEMDDFSSKPGVPNSYGLVGAEANSIAPRKRMLSSMTPTIVEKNDKLFMLLGSPGGSMIITSVLQTILNVTEFGMNVQEAVNAPRFHHQWLPDEIQFEPRKFDKLLLENLANKGYKTNEKVAPVIGKVDAVLVLPDGKLEGGADFRGDDKAVGL